A single Bacteroidota bacterium DNA region contains:
- a CDS encoding PorT family protein, which yields MKKIPFASLIVLFFLLTIQIGYGQLQLGIKGGFNLTHFNIGIENLRINQFNAGYNAGVFAKLNIFGFLALQPELLYNTKGHSSEYFDYHLNYIELPVYLVLNITNTVNLHFGPYASILSDGQITSIIPGFRENITINSFKFFDYGFSAGTSADFKRFSLGLRHNWGVVPIIDDYRLAGKLYNIAEAKNSVWQIFLAINLIKIGKS from the coding sequence ATGAAAAAAATTCCCTTTGCAAGCCTTATTGTACTATTTTTTTTACTAACCATCCAAATAGGTTATGGGCAATTACAACTTGGAATTAAGGGAGGATTTAATCTGACTCATTTTAATATTGGCATTGAAAACCTAAGGATTAATCAATTCAATGCAGGTTACAATGCCGGTGTTTTTGCCAAACTGAATATTTTCGGATTTTTAGCGCTTCAACCAGAACTGTTATACAATACAAAGGGGCATTCAAGTGAATATTTTGATTATCACCTAAATTATATTGAGCTGCCAGTATACCTTGTTTTGAATATTACAAATACCGTTAATTTGCACTTTGGCCCCTACGCTTCAATACTTTCCGATGGTCAAATAACTTCAATCATTCCAGGATTTCGAGAGAACATAACAATAAACAGTTTTAAATTCTTTGATTATGGATTCTCTGCAGGTACTTCCGCTGACTTTAAAAGATTTAGCCTGGGTTTAAGGCATAATTGGGGAGTAGTACCAATCATTGATGATTATAGGCTTGCAGGAAAATTATACAACATAGCCGAAGCGAAAAATTCAGTTTGGCAAATTTTTCTGGCAATAAACCTTATTAAGATTGGCAAATCATAA